In Paraburkholderia aromaticivorans, a single window of DNA contains:
- a CDS encoding YeeE/YedE family protein: protein MESFTPYSALGGGLLIGLSATLLLWFNGRIAGVSGIARGLMSRDRSGLAWRALFLVGLVGGAWLYYWLAARAGYGGVIPRARPAFPRGLLVAGGLAVGFGTALARGCTSGHGVCGIARLSPRSIVATLTFLATGIVTTYVVRHVLGFQ from the coding sequence ATGGAATCTTTCACACCCTATAGCGCGCTGGGCGGCGGTCTCCTGATTGGGCTCTCAGCCACGCTGCTGCTCTGGTTCAATGGCCGGATTGCCGGTGTCAGCGGCATCGCGCGGGGGCTCATGTCGCGCGATCGCAGTGGGCTTGCGTGGCGCGCGCTGTTCCTCGTCGGGCTCGTCGGCGGGGCTTGGCTTTACTATTGGCTCGCCGCCCGCGCTGGATACGGCGGCGTTATACCGCGCGCAAGACCCGCTTTCCCACGAGGATTGCTGGTCGCCGGGGGCCTCGCAGTGGGTTTCGGCACGGCCCTCGCGCGTGGTTGCACGAGCGGGCACGGCGTATGTGGCATTGCTCGTCTCTCGCCGCGATCGATTGTCGCGACGTTGACCTTTCTCGCGACAGGCATCGTGACGACCTATG
- a CDS encoding family 2A encapsulin nanocompartment cargo protein cysteine desulfurase produces the protein MTMPINTSSSPTAYPDPTPALPAGLPDPATLTRLANEFFAALPGSTPVGRGVPGSAPSELAAAAPALPASTNPVPPGSPFAGPSGAGSGIPGAAIPQGKVPGANLAPSAPTHVLSLGNRAPALLPHAAAQNGLPDNLVTVAPALDSRYGGVALGVPEAAAANVPAGGAPGRSSASPYYFLDLDRPTAHGGDGAPLSATSLLDPLCIPSLLPDSEPESDVARRGSPFRLPREVADATPAQSNATERYFLDDLRSPSTGAPTLGRTREPAAQGQSGHPQFDVNAIRRDFPILAERVNGRQLVWFDNAATTQKPQAVIDRLAYFYLHENSNIHCAAHALAGRATDAYEGARSKVQRFIGASQPEEIVFVRGTTEAINLIAKSWGVQNVGAGDEIVVSHLEHHANIVPWQQLASLTGATLRVIPVDDSGQVLLEEYNRLLSDKTKIVSVTQVSNALGTVVPVKEMIESAHRVGAVALVDGAQSVSHMRVDVQALDADFFVFSGHKVFGSTGIGAVYGKRALLDAMPPWQGGGNMIADVTFERTVFQPAPHRFEAGTGNIADAVGLGAALDYVTRVGIENIARYEHELLDYATALMKPIPGVRLIGTARDKASVLSFALNGYTPEEVGRALSEEGIAVRAGHHCAQPILRRFGLEATVRPSLAFYNTPEEVDRMIAVVRRPARH, from the coding sequence ATGACTATGCCGATAAATACCTCTAGTTCGCCGACAGCTTATCCCGATCCGACGCCAGCGCTTCCTGCCGGTTTGCCCGATCCCGCGACACTGACGCGGCTCGCAAACGAGTTTTTTGCCGCGCTGCCGGGTAGCACGCCAGTCGGTCGCGGCGTACCTGGCAGTGCGCCTTCCGAGCTTGCGGCAGCAGCGCCCGCGTTGCCGGCTTCGACGAATCCGGTGCCGCCGGGCTCGCCGTTCGCCGGACCGTCGGGCGCAGGCAGTGGCATACCCGGCGCGGCGATACCGCAAGGCAAGGTGCCGGGCGCCAACCTTGCTCCGTCGGCGCCGACCCACGTGCTATCGCTCGGCAATCGTGCGCCTGCCTTGTTGCCGCATGCCGCCGCGCAGAATGGCCTGCCCGACAACCTGGTGACGGTCGCGCCCGCGCTCGACAGCCGCTACGGTGGCGTGGCGCTCGGTGTGCCCGAAGCCGCGGCAGCGAATGTACCGGCTGGTGGCGCACCCGGTCGCAGTAGCGCGTCGCCTTACTATTTTCTTGATCTCGACCGGCCGACGGCGCACGGCGGCGACGGTGCGCCGCTGTCCGCGACGTCCCTGCTTGACCCGTTGTGTATTCCATCGCTACTGCCTGACAGTGAGCCTGAGAGCGATGTTGCGCGCCGAGGATCTCCGTTCCGATTGCCACGCGAGGTCGCGGATGCGACACCCGCGCAATCGAACGCCACGGAGCGGTATTTCCTGGACGATCTCCGCTCGCCCTCGACCGGTGCACCGACCTTAGGCCGCACCCGTGAGCCAGCCGCACAAGGGCAGTCCGGCCACCCTCAGTTCGACGTGAACGCGATCCGGCGCGACTTCCCGATCTTGGCAGAGCGGGTCAACGGGCGGCAGCTGGTGTGGTTCGATAACGCCGCCACCACCCAGAAACCGCAGGCGGTCATCGATCGTCTCGCCTATTTCTATCTGCACGAGAACTCCAACATTCATTGTGCGGCGCATGCGCTGGCTGGGCGCGCCACCGATGCGTACGAGGGAGCGCGCAGCAAGGTCCAACGCTTCATCGGCGCCTCGCAGCCGGAGGAGATTGTGTTTGTGCGCGGCACGACGGAAGCGATCAACCTGATCGCGAAGTCGTGGGGCGTGCAGAATGTCGGAGCGGGTGACGAGATCGTCGTGTCGCATCTCGAGCATCACGCGAACATCGTGCCGTGGCAGCAACTGGCGTCGCTGACTGGCGCGACGCTGCGGGTCATTCCGGTTGATGATTCAGGGCAGGTGCTACTTGAAGAATACAACCGGCTGCTGAGCGACAAAACGAAGATTGTCTCGGTGACGCAGGTGTCGAATGCGCTGGGCACTGTCGTGCCGGTCAAGGAAATGATCGAATCGGCGCATCGCGTTGGTGCGGTCGCGCTGGTCGACGGCGCGCAGTCCGTTTCGCATATGCGTGTGGACGTGCAGGCGCTCGACGCGGACTTCTTTGTTTTCTCGGGGCATAAGGTGTTTGGATCGACCGGCATCGGCGCGGTCTACGGCAAGCGGGCGCTGCTCGATGCGATGCCGCCGTGGCAAGGCGGCGGCAACATGATCGCGGACGTTACGTTCGAGCGCACCGTGTTTCAGCCTGCACCGCATCGCTTCGAGGCTGGTACAGGCAACATCGCGGACGCCGTCGGTTTGGGGGCGGCGCTCGACTATGTGACGCGCGTCGGCATCGAGAACATCGCGCGCTACGAGCACGAGTTGCTCGACTACGCCACCGCCTTGATGAAGCCGATTCCGGGCGTGCGTTTGATCGGCACGGCGCGGGACAAGGCGAGTGTGCTGTCATTCGCCCTGAACGGCTATACGCCCGAAGAAGTGGGGCGCGCGCTTAGCGAAGAGGGCATTGCTGTGCGCGCTGGCCACCATTGCGCGCAACCCATCCTGCGGCGCTTCGGACTCGAGGCGACCGTGCGGCCGTCGCTCGCGTTCTACAACACGCCGGAAGAGGTCGACCGGATGATTGCCGTGGTGAGGCGACCGGCAAGGCACTGA
- a CDS encoding type IV secretion system protein: MSPVYTSNKRQTALSTAPGMYAEEDPSTVIFETSTRLKVESNRWMLMAFVLAAIAGGAVWTRQSPPSVTRVVGVSADVSGHLVVTELVAYKPDSQATRTSMMDMVVRWFTIAPVLTDSLQTSRMSANINSVKAQMIGAAADQFKGWLHDDAPFQQITANPKLIREVNVRNIPLLEDQTALVEFTTTTSQAGATGKPDVKLYALTLRYQIVAPTADAALTVNPFGIYVPFFRLERTGGA, translated from the coding sequence ATGTCTCCGGTCTATACAAGTAACAAGCGTCAAACCGCGCTATCGACGGCCCCCGGCATGTATGCCGAGGAAGATCCGAGCACAGTGATCTTCGAAACAAGCACGAGGCTAAAGGTCGAGTCGAATCGCTGGATGCTGATGGCCTTTGTCCTCGCCGCCATAGCTGGCGGTGCTGTCTGGACCCGGCAGTCGCCCCCGTCGGTTACGCGCGTGGTCGGAGTTTCTGCTGACGTGAGCGGGCATCTCGTCGTGACGGAACTCGTTGCGTACAAGCCCGACTCCCAGGCAACACGGACGAGCATGATGGATATGGTTGTCCGATGGTTCACCATCGCACCGGTTCTGACCGACAGCCTTCAGACATCCCGCATGTCGGCCAACATCAATTCGGTGAAAGCACAGATGATTGGCGCTGCCGCCGACCAGTTCAAAGGCTGGCTGCATGACGACGCTCCCTTTCAGCAAATCACGGCCAATCCAAAACTGATCCGCGAAGTCAACGTGCGAAACATCCCACTCCTTGAGGATCAGACCGCTCTCGTTGAGTTCACAACGACAACCTCTCAGGCGGGTGCGACGGGCAAGCCGGACGTCAAATTGTATGCGCTGACGCTGCGCTACCAGATCGTCGCACCGACCGCCGACGCAGCCCTGACGGTTAATCCCTTCGGCATCTATGTCCCGTTTTTCCGCCTCGAGCGGACCGGTGGAGCTTGA
- a CDS encoding IS481 family transposase has protein sequence MPWNARDTMSLRQEFVHLASQRTLTMTELCERFNISRQTGYKWLKRGEDSLADQSRRPASSPSKTAVAMEQEVVRLRQAHPRWGGRKISRRLQDLGFEAVPQPSTVTSILHRHGLILPADSAMSEPWKRFEHEQPNVLWQMDFKGHFDTLEQGRCSPLTVLDDHSRFSILLRACGPTDTATVQAGLREAFGHYGLPLRINTDNGSPWGSPGSPGQLTELAIWLIRLGIRISYSRPYHPQTNGKDERFHRTLKAEVLNERSFATQEHVQRELDRWRTIYNCERPHEAIGMDTPVSRYKPSPRAYPSILQEPEYGPDDVVLRVKANGQLRFDGRQLKVSKALYGLPVAARSKQGEDGVFELWFAHHRIMTLDLRSETQSP, from the coding sequence ATGCCCTGGAACGCAAGAGACACCATGAGCCTCAGACAGGAATTTGTTCATCTGGCCAGTCAGCGCACGCTCACGATGACCGAGCTGTGCGAGCGCTTTAACATCAGCCGGCAGACCGGCTACAAATGGCTCAAACGTGGCGAAGACTCATTGGCGGATCAGTCGCGTCGCCCAGCCAGTAGTCCCTCGAAGACCGCCGTTGCCATGGAGCAGGAGGTGGTACGCCTGCGTCAGGCCCATCCGCGCTGGGGTGGCCGCAAGATCAGCCGGCGCCTTCAGGATCTGGGCTTTGAAGCGGTACCGCAGCCCAGCACCGTCACCTCTATCCTGCACCGTCATGGCCTGATCCTGCCCGCCGATTCAGCGATGAGCGAGCCCTGGAAACGCTTTGAGCACGAGCAGCCCAACGTACTCTGGCAGATGGATTTCAAGGGACACTTTGACACCCTGGAACAGGGGCGCTGCAGTCCCCTGACGGTACTCGACGATCACTCGCGCTTCAGCATCCTGCTACGCGCCTGTGGACCAACCGACACCGCCACGGTGCAGGCGGGCTTACGGGAGGCGTTTGGACACTACGGCTTGCCGTTGCGCATCAACACCGATAACGGCTCGCCGTGGGGCTCACCTGGCAGCCCGGGGCAACTCACCGAACTGGCCATCTGGCTGATCCGGCTGGGTATCCGCATCAGCTACAGCCGGCCTTACCATCCACAGACGAACGGCAAGGACGAGCGGTTTCACCGTACGCTGAAGGCAGAAGTGCTGAACGAGCGAAGCTTCGCCACCCAGGAGCACGTGCAACGCGAACTGGACCGCTGGCGCACCATCTATAACTGCGAGCGCCCGCATGAGGCGATCGGCATGGACACGCCGGTCAGCCGTTACAAGCCTAGCCCCCGCGCCTATCCATCGATCCTGCAGGAGCCGGAATATGGACCTGACGACGTCGTGCTGCGGGTCAAGGCAAATGGCCAGCTACGCTTTGACGGACGGCAACTGAAGGTCTCCAAGGCCCTTTATGGGCTGCCAGTTGCGGCACGTTCCAAGCAAGGCGAAGACGGCGTATTTGAATTATGGTTTGCCCACCACCGCATCATGACGCTTGACCTCAGAAGCGAAACACAATCACCATAA
- a CDS encoding ParB/RepB/Spo0J family partition protein, with product MSLKDRMAKGLAITLTAEDEATAASMKPTMPTTGPGQTMQITALRKQIEELKGELEKREGASGATETRLKELEAQLASAAIEVEIALLVEVPGRRRYKPEEKKLELRENLRHNKLVEPIVIRRMADGRRFEIVSGHNRVDQYKALGRDKIRAVIEESTDDEAAASAFYSNLLQSDLTDYEKYRGFKQMQERFPTITQAKMAEQSGLSEAMISYILAFDDLPKEVIAVLDENPALIGSHAGKTLAGLAKTGRSAEVIAAVGQLAEGKIDQTQAVKLASAKPPKAAAPAETVKIKAGKADYCVMRRAANVVRLQFKSDEEASRVQLALQKVLEAESARFTAGERDS from the coding sequence ATGAGTTTGAAAGACAGGATGGCGAAGGGGTTGGCGATCACGCTGACGGCTGAGGACGAGGCGACAGCCGCGTCCATGAAGCCGACAATGCCGACGACAGGCCCAGGGCAAACGATGCAGATCACCGCCCTGAGAAAGCAGATCGAAGAACTCAAAGGCGAACTCGAGAAGCGGGAGGGAGCGAGCGGCGCGACGGAAACCCGGTTGAAGGAACTAGAGGCTCAACTGGCCTCTGCCGCGATCGAGGTAGAGATCGCACTCTTGGTAGAGGTCCCGGGACGTCGCCGGTACAAGCCTGAAGAAAAGAAACTCGAACTGCGCGAGAACCTTCGCCACAACAAACTTGTTGAGCCGATCGTGATCCGGCGAATGGCGGATGGTCGTCGGTTCGAGATCGTCTCGGGCCACAACCGAGTGGACCAGTACAAGGCACTGGGTCGGGACAAGATCAGGGCAGTGATCGAGGAGTCGACAGACGACGAGGCAGCAGCTAGTGCGTTCTATTCGAACTTGCTGCAGTCCGACCTGACCGACTACGAAAAGTATCGCGGCTTCAAACAGATGCAGGAGCGGTTCCCGACTATCACCCAAGCCAAGATGGCTGAACAGTCGGGACTCTCTGAGGCCATGATCTCGTACATCCTCGCGTTCGACGATCTGCCCAAGGAAGTCATCGCGGTGCTGGACGAGAATCCCGCACTGATCGGCTCGCACGCCGGGAAGACGTTGGCAGGGCTGGCCAAAACCGGCCGCTCCGCGGAGGTCATCGCCGCAGTCGGGCAACTGGCAGAAGGGAAAATCGATCAGACGCAAGCCGTCAAATTGGCGTCGGCCAAGCCGCCGAAAGCAGCGGCGCCAGCTGAGACAGTGAAGATCAAAGCCGGAAAGGCGGACTACTGCGTGATGCGCAGGGCTGCCAATGTCGTGCGTTTGCAGTTCAAGTCAGATGAAGAAGCGAGCCGGGTGCAGTTGGCGCTGCAGAAGGTTCTGGAGGCAGAAAGCGCGAGGTTCACGGCTGGTGAGCGGGATTCGTAA
- a CDS encoding ParA family protein yields the protein MTSTTRTSDSSVADEAPIAKPSSADAGSLSLSAPGDTTAEDLLLLANRSTVMLKKIRDEILKPEPRKVPPLVSSTRVQEMCGIDRKRMAYALQTTSLPQGTQTRAGGVRSFTIEETIEWVKAELKPTPRRGKGKVITVANFKGGVTKTTTSTLLAQGLSMRRGRKVCHIDLDPQGSATTLYGYNPHAEIEEDDTIIPLIQAYVDGTDFDMRTLPVKTYWPNLDLIPASPQLFNAEFMLPARANLAKEGDLRFEQVLHRGLEALTEEYDYIIIDTAPTLSYLTINAVFAANGVIVPVVPDMLSFASMVQFWHLFSDLITGMEEFGDTEKKRFEFVDVLVTRVSPNKAATRVLQQWIANLYGSRVIPVEIPETDLARNTNLHFQTIYDIDKYEGGLETLRRIRNPIDQFVDFVDEKASASWLMGGRA from the coding sequence ATGACATCAACCACGCGCACATCCGACAGTTCGGTAGCCGACGAAGCGCCCATTGCGAAGCCTTCGTCAGCTGATGCTGGATCGCTTTCGCTCTCCGCGCCTGGCGACACCACGGCCGAAGATTTGCTGCTGCTCGCGAACCGCTCGACGGTGATGCTCAAGAAGATTCGCGATGAAATTCTGAAGCCCGAGCCGCGCAAGGTCCCGCCCCTAGTCTCCTCGACCCGAGTCCAGGAAATGTGCGGGATAGATCGCAAGCGGATGGCCTACGCGCTGCAAACGACATCCCTCCCGCAGGGAACGCAAACACGTGCTGGCGGAGTTCGGTCTTTCACCATCGAGGAGACTATCGAATGGGTGAAGGCTGAACTGAAACCGACTCCACGCCGCGGCAAGGGCAAGGTTATCACCGTCGCCAATTTCAAAGGTGGCGTTACCAAGACCACGACTTCGACGCTGCTCGCGCAGGGCCTGTCCATGCGTCGCGGCCGCAAGGTCTGTCACATCGATCTCGACCCGCAGGGCAGCGCCACGACCCTCTACGGCTACAACCCCCACGCCGAGATCGAGGAGGACGACACCATCATTCCGCTGATTCAAGCGTACGTGGACGGTACAGATTTTGACATGCGCACCCTGCCGGTCAAGACCTACTGGCCGAACCTCGATCTCATCCCCGCTTCGCCCCAGTTGTTCAATGCCGAGTTCATGTTGCCGGCGCGAGCGAATCTGGCGAAGGAGGGTGATTTGCGGTTCGAGCAGGTCCTGCATCGTGGGCTGGAGGCTCTCACCGAGGAATACGACTACATCATCATCGACACGGCGCCGACGCTCAGCTACCTGACGATCAACGCGGTGTTCGCAGCCAATGGCGTGATCGTACCAGTGGTGCCGGACATGCTGTCTTTCGCGTCCATGGTCCAGTTCTGGCATCTGTTCTCGGACCTGATCACGGGCATGGAAGAATTCGGTGACACAGAGAAAAAACGCTTTGAGTTCGTAGATGTGCTCGTGACCCGCGTGTCTCCGAACAAGGCCGCTACCCGCGTGCTACAGCAGTGGATCGCGAACTTGTACGGCTCGCGCGTGATCCCGGTCGAGATTCCAGAGACCGATCTTGCCCGCAACACCAACCTTCACTTCCAGACCATCTACGACATCGACAAGTACGAAGGTGGGCTTGAGACACTGCGACGGATCCGCAACCCGATCGACCAATTCGTAGATTTCGTTGATGAGAAGGCAAGTGCGTCGTGGCTGATGGGAGGTCGGGCATGA
- a CDS encoding ATP-binding cassette domain-containing protein, whose protein sequence is MKCCVCWGNNGAGKSTLIKILSGVHRPTSGEVFVDNKTLDFRSPCDAQDL, encoded by the coding sequence GTGAAGTGCTGTGTTTGCTGGGGGAATAACGGCGCCGGCAAATCGACCCTGATAAAAATTCTGTCGGGCGTGCATCGTCCGACGTCTGGTGAGGTTTTTGTCGACAACAAAACGCTCGATTTTCGCTCGCCTTGTGATGCGCAGGATCTTTGA
- a CDS encoding ATP-binding cassette domain-containing protein, translated as MLGGEKQAMVIARAVYFGGRVLILDEPTSALGVKEAEIGCG; from the coding sequence ATGTTAGGTGGTGAGAAACAGGCAATGGTGATCGCACGCGCAGTTTACTTCGGGGGTAGGGTACTAATCTTGGATGAGCCAACGTCCGCTCTCGGCGTTAAGGAAGCTGAAATCGGCTGCGGCTGA